In the Staphylococcus sp. IVB6240 genome, one interval contains:
- the prli42 gene encoding stressosome-associated protein Prli42, protein MQNKKLRKVLLIVMLLAIVASLLLTGIAPLLSM, encoded by the coding sequence GTGCAAAATAAGAAATTAAGAAAAGTATTACTTATTGTCATGTTATTAGCAATCGTTGCATCATTGTTATTAACTGGAATCGCACCATTACTAAGCATGTAA
- a CDS encoding SDR family NAD(P)-dependent oxidoreductase, with the protein MDHKHFLMTGATSGIGYELVKQLHAQGAHLTLLIRNEEKAAQLFPSKSFPNISFLVCDLNDTTAIEKLSSDFQKLNVSFDGFIHSAGLGYFKSLASHTTEELLKTYRLNVIHFAVLLNVVKPFLVTNPQIVALNSMSGLATQPYAAHYGASKAALIQILNALRIEEPSYHVLNVILGPVKTPFHDHSDPSGTFKRKTALFMLKPEQVAKDIIVAMNKGHQELRAPKWMSMMLRLYSLAPRTIEKAAKPFFMSKKK; encoded by the coding sequence ATGGACCATAAACATTTTCTGATGACAGGGGCGACGAGTGGTATTGGCTATGAACTCGTCAAGCAGTTACATGCTCAAGGCGCGCACCTTACTTTATTGATTAGAAATGAGGAGAAGGCAGCACAATTATTCCCATCTAAAAGCTTCCCAAATATAAGTTTTCTTGTATGTGACTTAAACGACACAACAGCCATTGAAAAATTATCATCAGATTTTCAAAAACTAAATGTATCATTTGATGGATTCATACATAGTGCCGGTCTCGGTTACTTTAAATCATTGGCATCACATACAACGGAGGAATTGTTAAAAACATATCGTTTAAATGTGATTCATTTTGCGGTATTACTCAATGTGGTTAAACCATTCTTAGTAACAAATCCTCAAATTGTTGCACTCAACAGTATGTCTGGGCTTGCTACACAACCATATGCAGCACATTATGGGGCGAGTAAAGCAGCTTTAATTCAAATTTTAAACGCCTTACGTATAGAAGAACCATCTTACCATGTATTAAACGTGATATTAGGTCCTGTGAAAACACCATTCCATGATCATTCAGACCCATCAGGAACATTCAAGCGTAAAACAGCTTTATTTATGTTAAAACCAGAACAAGTGGCAAAAGATATTATTGTGGCAATGAACAAAGGGCATCAAGAACTGCGTGCACCAAAGTGGATGTCCATGATGCTCAGACTTTATTCACTGGCACCTAGAACCATTGAAAAAGCAGCCAAACCATTCTTTATGAGTAAGAAAAAATAA
- a CDS encoding AraC family transcriptional regulator: MDVIKHVQQAIVYIEDHLLESFDFQTLSDYVGISPYHLEQSFTMIVGYTPFEYCRARRLTLAAHDLIHGANRLIDLAKRYRYPDANAFAHDFSDYHGVSPLQAKTKRDQLKIQERLYLKLTTTSKAPYPYRLEDMGDYTLVGHSRFIPTDQLDDHFIIPDFLEDLQRSGQLEDMIRYNDRSPHEIFVVSCPLDHGLEVFVGVPSERFPAYLEDRYLSEQQFAVFNLQGEIDYATSEAWHYIETSLQLTLPYERNRLYLEIYPLNISFDDAFTKIQLCVPVNIES, from the coding sequence TTGGACGTTATCAAACATGTACAACAAGCCATTGTATATATTGAAGATCATCTTTTGGAATCTTTCGATTTTCAAACATTAAGTGATTACGTTGGTATTTCTCCTTATCATTTAGAACAGTCTTTTACAATGATTGTGGGGTATACCCCTTTTGAATATTGCCGTGCAAGACGATTAACATTAGCTGCTCATGATTTAATTCATGGTGCTAATCGGCTGATTGATTTAGCTAAACGTTATCGTTATCCAGATGCGAATGCATTTGCACACGACTTTAGTGACTATCATGGTGTTTCACCGTTACAAGCTAAAACAAAACGAGATCAACTTAAAATACAAGAACGTCTTTATTTAAAGCTGACGACAACTTCTAAAGCGCCCTACCCTTACCGTTTAGAAGACATGGGTGATTACACGCTTGTCGGTCATTCTCGCTTTATACCAACTGACCAATTGGATGATCATTTTATTATTCCAGATTTTCTAGAGGACCTACAGAGAAGCGGTCAGTTAGAAGATATGATTCGATATAATGATCGTAGTCCACACGAAATTTTTGTGGTCAGTTGCCCATTAGATCATGGATTAGAAGTATTTGTGGGTGTACCGAGTGAACGTTTCCCTGCGTACTTAGAAGATCGTTACTTGTCGGAACAGCAGTTTGCGGTATTTAACTTGCAAGGTGAAATTGATTACGCGACGAGTGAGGCATGGCATTATATAGAAACAAGTTTACAACTTACATTGCCATATGAAAGAAATCGACTGTATTTAGAAATTTATCCACTCAATATTTCTTTTGATGATGCATTTACGAAAATTCAATTGTGTGTGCCAGTTAATATTGAAAGTTAA
- a CDS encoding NUDIX hydrolase yields MNFEEKTIEKESIYEGRIIRVEKHLVSLPNGETATREVVKHNGAVAICAMTPEGKVLLVNQYRKPLEHMLLEIPAGKLEPGEDREDAAKRELEEETGYRAHSLQHIGDVYGTPGFSNELISIYFTDDIEKGEMNLDADEFVEPIQYSLSEVEEAVKNRNVNDAKTLIAFQYALLVYNHSK; encoded by the coding sequence ATGAATTTTGAAGAAAAAACCATTGAGAAAGAATCCATTTATGAAGGGCGTATCATCCGTGTAGAAAAACACCTCGTATCATTGCCAAATGGAGAAACAGCAACACGTGAAGTTGTCAAACATAATGGAGCTGTTGCGATCTGTGCCATGACACCTGAAGGCAAAGTACTGCTTGTCAATCAATACCGTAAACCTTTAGAACATATGTTATTGGAAATACCCGCCGGAAAGCTTGAACCTGGAGAAGATCGAGAAGACGCTGCAAAACGTGAATTAGAAGAGGAGACAGGCTATCGTGCTCATTCACTTCAACATATTGGAGATGTCTATGGCACACCTGGATTTTCAAATGAACTGATTTCTATTTACTTTACTGATGATATTGAAAAGGGGGAAATGAATTTAGATGCTGATGAGTTTGTTGAACCTATTCAATATTCATTATCAGAGGTGGAAGAAGCGGTAAAAAATAGGAACGTCAATGATGCGAAGACTTTAATTGCATTTCAATATGCATTATTAGTTTATAATCATTCTAAATAG
- the gndA gene encoding NADP-dependent phosphogluconate dehydrogenase — MTQQIGVIGLAVMGKNLAWNIESRGYSVSVYNRSSDKTDLMVKESAGKNIVPTYSIEEFVQSLEKPRKILLMVKAGEATDKTIETLLPLLDTDDILIDGGNTNYQDTIRRNKALAESGINFIGTGVSGGEVGALTGPSMMPGGQKEAYEKVADILASISAKAADGTPCVTYIGPNGAGHYVKMVHNGIEYADMQLIAESYNMMKNLLGMDHEEISATFKEWNTGELESYLIEITGDIFTKLDENGEPLVEKIMDKAGQKGTGKWTSINALELGAPLTIITESVFARFISSLKAQRVHASSLLNGPEAAFTGDKAAFLEKIRRALYMSKICSYAQGFDQMKSASEENDWNLQLGELAMIWREGCIIRAQFLQKIKDAYDKDANLQNLLLDDYFKEIVTEYQQALRDVVAMGVQNGVAIPGFAASINYYDSYRSADLPANLIQAQRDYFGAHTYERKDKEGTFHTQWTE; from the coding sequence ATGACACAACAAATTGGTGTAATCGGCTTAGCGGTTATGGGAAAAAATTTGGCATGGAATATTGAGTCACGCGGTTACAGTGTTTCTGTATACAACCGTTCTTCTGACAAGACAGATCTCATGGTCAAAGAATCAGCAGGCAAAAACATCGTTCCAACTTATTCCATTGAAGAATTTGTTCAATCACTTGAAAAACCACGTAAAATTTTACTCATGGTTAAAGCAGGTGAAGCAACAGATAAAACAATCGAAACATTATTACCATTATTAGATACAGATGATATTTTGATCGACGGTGGTAATACGAACTATCAAGATACAATTCGACGCAATAAAGCACTTGCCGAAAGTGGTATTAACTTCATTGGTACAGGTGTGTCAGGTGGCGAGGTTGGTGCACTGACTGGTCCTTCAATGATGCCAGGTGGTCAAAAAGAAGCTTATGAAAAAGTTGCAGATATTTTAGCATCTATTTCAGCTAAAGCAGCAGATGGCACACCTTGTGTCACATATATTGGTCCTAATGGGGCAGGCCACTATGTAAAAATGGTTCACAATGGTATCGAATATGCAGATATGCAATTGATTGCTGAAAGTTATAACATGATGAAAAACTTATTAGGTATGGATCATGAAGAAATCTCAGCAACATTCAAAGAGTGGAATACTGGTGAATTAGAAAGTTACCTTATTGAAATTACGGGTGATATTTTCACAAAACTTGATGAAAATGGTGAACCCCTTGTTGAAAAAATTATGGATAAAGCAGGTCAAAAAGGGACAGGTAAATGGACATCAATTAATGCATTAGAACTTGGTGCGCCACTTACAATTATTACTGAATCTGTATTTGCACGTTTTATTTCATCATTAAAAGCACAACGTGTTCATGCGTCATCATTATTAAATGGTCCTGAAGCGGCATTCACTGGTGATAAAGCAGCATTTTTAGAAAAAATCCGTCGTGCGTTATACATGAGTAAAATCTGTTCATACGCACAAGGTTTTGATCAAATGAAATCTGCAAGTGAAGAAAATGACTGGAACTTACAATTAGGCGAATTAGCAATGATTTGGCGTGAAGGTTGTATCATTCGTGCACAATTCTTACAAAAAATTAAAGATGCATATGACAAAGATGCAAACTTACAAAACTTGCTTCTTGATGATTACTTCAAAGAAATCGTTACGGAATATCAACAAGCACTTCGTGACGTTGTCGCAATGGGTGTTCAAAACGGTGTCGCAATTCCTGGATTTGCTGCAAGTATTAACTACTATGATAGTTACAGAAGTGCAGACTTACCAGCTAACTTAATTCAAGCACAACGTGACTACTTTGGTGCGCATACTTATGAGCGTAAAGACAAAGAAGGTACATTCCATACACAATGGACTGAATAA
- a CDS encoding Fur family transcriptional regulator produces the protein MEERLNRVKQQLQQSSYKLTPQREATVRVLIENEADHLSAEDVYLKVKEKAPEIGLATVYRTLELLADIKVVDKVSFGDGVSRFDLRKEGSKHFHHHLVCMECGRVDEIDEDLLPQVEERVENEFEFKILDHRLTFHGICKTCQQEGKGSEV, from the coding sequence GTGGAAGAACGACTCAATCGCGTAAAGCAGCAATTGCAGCAGTCATCGTATAAGTTGACACCACAACGTGAAGCAACGGTACGTGTCCTTATCGAGAATGAGGCAGACCACCTCAGTGCAGAAGACGTTTATTTAAAAGTAAAAGAAAAAGCACCAGAGATTGGACTTGCAACAGTCTACCGTACATTAGAACTATTAGCAGATATTAAAGTGGTAGACAAGGTGAGTTTTGGAGATGGTGTGTCACGTTTTGACCTCCGCAAAGAAGGGTCTAAACATTTCCATCATCATTTAGTATGTATGGAATGTGGACGTGTAGATGAAATTGATGAAGATTTGCTACCACAAGTTGAAGAACGTGTTGAAAATGAATTTGAATTTAAAATTTTAGATCATCGCTTAACTTTCCATGGCATTTGTAAAACATGCCAACAAGAAGGAAAAGGATCTGAAGTATAG
- a CDS encoding M20/M25/M40 family metallo-hydrolase: MINQDRLVETFLELVQIDSETGHEEMIQPILKQKFESLGLIVKEDDAKAKTGFGANNLICTLPATDDSKEKIYFTSHMDTVVPGKSVKPVIEDGIIKSDGTTILGADDKAGLATILEVIRIIQDNQLPHGQIQFVITVGEESGLVGAKALNPDDLDAAYGYSIDSAVPVGNFTIGAPYQMQIKATTHGKTAHASTPDKGVSAINIAAKAISKMKLGKIDHETTANIGKFEGGGPTNIVTDLVHIWAEARSHSELKIEAQTKHMAQTFKETAEAFGCHADVDTELAYPGFLVTEDEVVYQKAQAAAKAVDLIGEPTIGGGGSDGNIISQFGIPTVILGIGYEAIHTTNESIAIQSLVDLVKYVLKLIEIA, translated from the coding sequence ATGATCAATCAAGATCGATTAGTAGAAACATTTTTAGAATTAGTACAAATAGACTCTGAAACAGGTCATGAAGAAATGATTCAACCGATTTTAAAACAAAAGTTTGAAAGTCTCGGTTTAATCGTAAAAGAAGATGATGCCAAGGCAAAAACAGGTTTTGGTGCTAATAATTTAATTTGTACTTTACCAGCAACGGATGACAGTAAAGAAAAGATTTATTTCACAAGTCATATGGATACAGTTGTCCCAGGGAAAAGCGTGAAACCAGTGATTGAAGATGGCATCATCAAATCTGATGGTACAACGATCCTTGGTGCTGACGATAAGGCAGGACTTGCTACGATATTAGAAGTGATCCGAATTATTCAAGATAACCAACTGCCACATGGCCAAATCCAATTTGTGATAACAGTGGGTGAAGAATCTGGTCTTGTTGGTGCAAAAGCATTGAACCCAGATGATTTAGATGCAGCATACGGCTATTCCATTGATTCTGCTGTACCCGTTGGAAACTTTACAATTGGTGCACCGTATCAAATGCAAATTAAAGCAACCACCCACGGTAAAACAGCACATGCGAGCACGCCTGACAAAGGTGTGAGTGCCATTAATATCGCCGCTAAAGCGATCAGTAAGATGAAACTCGGTAAAATTGACCATGAAACGACTGCCAATATTGGGAAATTTGAAGGTGGTGGACCAACAAATATCGTAACAGACCTTGTACATATTTGGGCAGAAGCACGTTCTCACTCTGAACTAAAAATTGAAGCACAGACAAAACATATGGCGCAAACATTTAAAGAAACAGCGGAAGCCTTTGGTTGTCATGCCGATGTTGATACAGAATTAGCATATCCAGGCTTTTTAGTTACTGAGGATGAAGTTGTTTATCAAAAGGCACAAGCAGCCGCGAAAGCTGTTGATTTAATTGGTGAACCAACAATTGGTGGCGGTGGTTCTGATGGTAATATCATCAGCCAATTTGGCATTCCAACTGTGATTTTAGGTATTGGCTATGAAGCGATTCATACAACCAATGAAAGTATTGCTATTCAATCGTTAGTAGACCTTGTTAAATACGTACTTAAACTGATAGAGATTGCTTAA
- the zwf gene encoding glucose-6-phosphate dehydrogenase: MNKTHNYIPALITIFGATGDLSHRKLFPSLFHLFQQDNLDDRIAIVGIGRRDLTVDEFRSQVKASIQAHVQNTENLDKFMQHVFYQKLDVNNEESYNELLTLSNDLDKQFSLEGNRLFYLAMAPQFFGVVTDYLKASGLTKTTGFKRLVIEKPFGTDLKSAEALNKQIRRSFKEEEIFRIDHYLGKDMVQNIEVLRFSNAMFEPLWNNKYISNIQITSSEVLGVEDRGGYYESSGALKDMVQNHMLQMVALLAMEPPISLHSDDIRSEKVKVLKSLNILEHDEVRHNFVRGQYDAGEIDGQPVIGYREEDKVAEDSVTPTFVAGKVMINNFRWAGVPFYIRTGKRMKRKSIQVVVEFKEVPMNLYYDKDQHLDSNLLVINIQPNEGVSIHLNGKKYVQGIETEPVQLSYSMSAQDKMNTVDAYENLLYDCLKGDATNFTHWEELKSTWKFVDAIQDAWNKFEPEFPNYASGTNGPLDSHLLLSRDGLKWWEDIQ, encoded by the coding sequence TTGAATAAAACACACAATTATATACCAGCGCTGATTACAATTTTTGGTGCAACCGGTGATTTAAGCCACCGTAAATTATTTCCATCGTTATTCCATTTATTTCAACAAGATAATCTAGACGATAGAATTGCGATTGTCGGCATTGGTCGCCGTGATTTAACAGTTGATGAGTTTAGATCGCAAGTCAAAGCATCAATTCAAGCGCATGTTCAAAATACGGAAAATCTAGATAAATTTATGCAACATGTATTTTATCAGAAGTTAGATGTTAATAATGAAGAAAGTTACAATGAATTATTAACACTTAGCAATGATTTAGATAAACAGTTCTCTCTTGAGGGGAATCGCCTATTTTATCTGGCGATGGCACCACAATTTTTCGGTGTTGTAACGGATTATTTAAAAGCATCTGGCCTTACAAAAACGACAGGTTTCAAACGTCTTGTGATTGAAAAACCATTCGGTACAGATTTAAAATCTGCTGAAGCACTGAATAAACAAATCCGTCGATCATTTAAAGAAGAAGAAATTTTCCGTATCGACCATTATTTAGGGAAAGATATGGTCCAAAATATCGAAGTATTACGCTTTAGTAATGCGATGTTTGAACCATTATGGAACAATAAATATATTTCAAATATTCAAATCACCTCATCAGAAGTACTCGGTGTAGAGGATCGCGGAGGTTACTACGAATCAAGTGGTGCATTAAAAGATATGGTGCAAAACCATATGTTACAAATGGTTGCCCTCCTTGCTATGGAACCACCTATCAGTCTACATAGTGATGATATTCGTTCTGAAAAAGTAAAAGTATTAAAATCATTAAACATTCTTGAACATGATGAAGTACGTCATAATTTCGTGCGTGGACAATATGATGCAGGTGAAATAGATGGTCAACCTGTTATCGGTTATCGAGAAGAAGATAAAGTAGCTGAAGACTCTGTCACACCAACATTTGTTGCTGGTAAAGTAATGATCAACAACTTCCGTTGGGCTGGTGTACCATTCTATATCCGTACAGGTAAACGTATGAAACGTAAATCGATTCAAGTGGTTGTAGAATTTAAAGAAGTCCCAATGAATTTATATTATGATAAAGATCAACATTTAGACTCCAATCTACTTGTGATTAATATTCAACCAAATGAAGGTGTCTCTATTCATTTAAATGGTAAGAAATATGTACAAGGGATTGAAACAGAGCCTGTTCAGTTATCTTACTCAATGAGTGCCCAAGATAAAATGAACACTGTTGATGCCTATGAAAACTTGTTATATGACTGCCTCAAAGGCGATGCGACAAACTTCACACATTGGGAAGAATTAAAATCTACTTGGAAATTTGTCGATGCGATTCAAGATGCGTGGAACAAGTTTGAACCTGAATTTCCAAACTATGCATCAGGTACAAATGGTCCATTAGACAGTCACTTATTATTAAGTCGTGATGGATTAAAATGGTGGGAAGATATTCAATAA
- the xerD gene encoding site-specific tyrosine recombinase XerD, which produces MEEVRDEYLRFIQLEKGLSKNTIAAYRRDLNQYIEYLKSQKIAQLDFVTRDVIQQCFAAKHDEGHSAKSIARFTSTIRSFHQFALRERYTSQDPTVLITTPKYERKLPDVLSIDEVDQLLSSFDLNKLNDYRNRTMLELLYATGMRVSELIFVETQDINLVMGFVKVFGKGNKERIIPLGETVIQFLTHYLQEVRPKLLKKTVTDTLFLNLHGKPLSRQGVWKIIKQAGLKAGLTKRLTPHTLRHSFATHLLENGADLRAVQEMLGHSDISTTQLYTHVSSTQIRKIYQSYHPRA; this is translated from the coding sequence ATGGAAGAGGTTCGTGATGAGTATTTACGGTTTATACAGCTTGAAAAAGGGTTGTCGAAAAATACAATTGCGGCATACAGACGTGATTTAAATCAGTATATCGAATATTTAAAGTCACAAAAGATTGCGCAACTGGATTTTGTCACGCGTGATGTGATACAGCAATGTTTTGCTGCAAAACATGATGAAGGACATTCGGCAAAATCCATTGCACGTTTTACCTCAACCATTCGTAGTTTTCATCAATTTGCACTCAGAGAACGCTATACTTCTCAAGATCCAACTGTTTTAATTACCACACCCAAATATGAACGTAAGTTGCCAGACGTTTTGTCCATTGATGAAGTAGACCAACTCTTATCATCTTTTGATTTAAATAAACTGAATGATTATCGTAACCGAACGATGCTCGAGTTACTCTATGCAACCGGCATGCGTGTTTCAGAACTGATCTTTGTAGAAACACAAGACATTAATTTGGTCATGGGCTTTGTTAAAGTATTTGGTAAAGGGAATAAAGAACGTATTATTCCACTGGGAGAAACAGTCATTCAATTTTTAACTCACTATTTACAAGAAGTACGTCCAAAGTTATTGAAAAAAACGGTGACGGATACGTTATTCCTTAATCTTCATGGTAAACCTCTTTCAAGACAAGGTGTCTGGAAAATAATTAAACAAGCTGGATTAAAAGCTGGATTAACGAAACGCTTAACACCGCATACATTGAGGCACTCATTTGCAACACACTTATTAGAAAATGGGGCAGACTTGCGTGCTGTTCAAGAAATGTTAGGTCATTCTGATATTTCAACGACCCAATTATATACACATGTATCAAGTACACAAATTAGAAAAATATATCAATCCTACCATCCTCGCGCTTAA
- the rnz gene encoding ribonuclease Z, translating into MEVIFFGTSAGLPTKDRHTQSIALKLEPFATDIWLFDVGEATQHQILHHSIKLGKVSHIFITHMHGDHIYGLPGVLTSRSFQGGEGKPLTLIGPKGLKAYVEASLSLTHVHLNYPIHMIEIDEQLDMMIDAFKVQARPLNHGVPCYGYRVQAPSTPGTLDVAKLKAIGMQPGPQYQQVKNADQFEFEGVTYDAHDFKAPDKQGPIVAVFGDTKPCDNEQTLAQDADVMVHEATYIDGDKQLANDYHHSHIDDVLMLIEQSDVKHALLTHLSNRYTKEDIKEIDQQLKSTDTPSFQFVQDFDSYQF; encoded by the coding sequence ATGGAAGTCATATTTTTCGGAACAAGTGCCGGTCTACCAACCAAGGATAGACATACACAATCCATCGCATTAAAATTAGAACCTTTCGCCACAGATATTTGGCTCTTTGACGTGGGAGAAGCCACACAACATCAAATCCTTCATCACTCTATTAAGTTAGGAAAGGTAAGTCATATCTTTATTACACATATGCATGGAGACCATATCTATGGGTTACCTGGCGTACTGACAAGTCGATCGTTTCAAGGAGGGGAAGGTAAGCCACTCACATTGATTGGACCAAAAGGATTAAAAGCCTATGTCGAGGCAAGCCTGTCATTGACACATGTCCATCTCAACTACCCAATACATATGATAGAAATCGATGAACAGCTCGATATGATGATTGATGCGTTCAAAGTACAAGCACGCCCTTTGAATCATGGCGTACCGTGCTATGGCTATCGTGTGCAAGCACCAAGTACACCTGGCACACTCGATGTCGCCAAATTAAAAGCCATCGGTATGCAACCTGGTCCACAATATCAACAAGTCAAAAATGCGGATCAGTTTGAATTTGAGGGGGTTACTTACGATGCGCATGATTTTAAAGCACCGGATAAACAAGGGCCTATTGTTGCGGTATTTGGAGATACAAAACCATGCGACAATGAGCAAACACTTGCCCAAGATGCTGATGTCATGGTTCACGAAGCGACCTATATCGATGGGGACAAGCAACTTGCCAATGATTATCATCATAGCCATATCGATGATGTTCTCATGTTGATTGAACAAAGTGATGTGAAACATGCCTTATTAACACATTTAAGTAATCGATATACTAAAGAAGATATTAAGGAGATTGATCAACAATTAAAATCTACAGATACGCCATCATTTCAATTTGTTCAAGATTTTGATAGCTATCAATTTTAA
- the proC gene encoding pyrroline-5-carboxylate reductase, protein MKIVFYGAGNMAHAIFTGIINSKVLPPENIYLTNRSNEAALQQYQSELGVQYSYDDASLLKDADYVFLGSKPHDFDDLAERMHPHIDSKNKFISIMAGLPIAYIREALDVSNPIARIMPNTNAHVGHSVTGLSFSRNFGPKSKDEVLEVINAFGSAIEVKEDHLHQVTAITGSGPAFLYHVFEKYVDAGTKLGLDKSQVEESIRELIIGTSKMIERSDLSMEQLRKNITSKGGTTQAGLNALSNYDIEGIFEDCLNAAVERSIELSEQDDDNE, encoded by the coding sequence ATGAAAATTGTATTTTATGGGGCAGGCAATATGGCACACGCTATCTTCACAGGCATTATTAACTCAAAAGTATTACCACCAGAAAATATATATTTAACAAATCGTTCAAATGAAGCGGCACTACAACAATATCAGTCAGAATTAGGTGTTCAATACAGCTATGATGATGCAAGTTTATTAAAAGATGCAGATTATGTATTTCTAGGTTCAAAGCCACATGATTTTGATGACTTAGCAGAACGTATGCATCCGCATATCGACAGTAAGAATAAGTTTATTTCAATTATGGCTGGCTTACCGATTGCTTATATTCGAGAAGCTTTAGATGTCTCTAATCCTATTGCGCGTATTATGCCAAATACTAACGCACATGTTGGACATTCTGTCACAGGCTTAAGCTTTTCAAGAAACTTTGGTCCAAAGTCTAAAGATGAAGTATTAGAAGTGATTAATGCTTTTGGATCAGCAATTGAGGTAAAAGAAGATCACCTGCATCAAGTGACAGCTATTACAGGGAGTGGCCCTGCCTTTTTATACCACGTCTTTGAAAAATATGTAGATGCTGGTACAAAATTAGGACTGGATAAATCACAAGTTGAGGAATCGATTCGTGAATTGATCATTGGAACAAGTAAGATGATTGAACGTTCGGACCTTAGCATGGAACAGTTGCGTAAAAACATCACATCTAAAGGTGGAACAACTCAAGCAGGTTTAAATGCACTGTCAAATTATGATATAGAAGGTATTTTTGAAGATTGTTTAAACGCTGCAGTTGAACGCAGCATCGAATTATCTGAACAAGACGATGATAATGAATAA
- a CDS encoding aldo/keto reductase, whose translation MQKNTLKSGLTLSELGLGCMSLGTNEKQAQEIVETALESGITYFDTADIYDKGENEKIVGHILKQYQQRDDIVIGTKVGNELKPNGEMAWNPTKKYIKENIKHSLQRLGLDQLDLYMLHGGTIDDPLDETISAFDELKQEGLVKAYGLSSIRPNVIRYYLAHSEIEVLMSQFNLIDNRPEMLLDEVHEHGVKLLARGPVFKGLLTQNYQKALTQKFKDGIFEYDAETLKKTVSQLHDLEPELTALTFNYLKSFDALGSIIVGASSSEQLKENVAQYNKAIDASMVEQARAIVKDLNYTQHLK comes from the coding sequence ATGCAAAAAAATACATTAAAAAGTGGCCTAACCCTCTCAGAATTAGGCTTAGGTTGTATGAGTTTAGGAACGAATGAGAAGCAAGCACAAGAAATTGTTGAAACCGCACTCGAATCTGGCATTACTTACTTCGATACGGCAGATATCTATGATAAAGGTGAAAATGAAAAAATTGTTGGTCATATATTAAAACAATATCAACAACGTGATGATATTGTTATTGGAACTAAAGTAGGCAATGAATTAAAACCAAATGGCGAAATGGCGTGGAATCCAACGAAAAAATATATTAAAGAAAATATTAAACATTCCTTGCAACGCCTTGGTTTAGATCAACTCGACTTATATATGTTACACGGTGGTACGATTGATGATCCGCTTGATGAAACAATCAGTGCATTTGATGAATTAAAACAAGAAGGCTTGGTCAAAGCTTATGGTCTGTCTTCTATTCGTCCAAATGTCATTCGATACTACTTGGCACATAGTGAAATTGAAGTGCTGATGTCACAATTTAATTTAATTGATAATCGTCCAGAAATGTTGCTTGATGAAGTACACGAACACGGTGTAAAACTTTTAGCACGTGGTCCCGTATTCAAAGGATTGCTGACACAGAATTATCAGAAAGCCCTCACTCAAAAATTTAAAGATGGTATTTTTGAATATGATGCTGAAACACTTAAAAAAACAGTTTCTCAACTACACGATTTAGAACCTGAATTAACAGCGCTAACGTTTAATTATTTAAAATCATTTGATGCATTAGGTTCTATTATTGTTGGTGCAAGTTCATCAGAACAACTAAAAGAAAACGTGGCACAATACAACAAAGCTATTGATGCTAGCATGGTTGAACAAGCAAGAGCGATTGTTAAAGACTTAAACTATACACAACATTTAAAATAA